From a single Pongo pygmaeus isolate AG05252 chromosome 12, NHGRI_mPonPyg2-v2.0_pri, whole genome shotgun sequence genomic region:
- the LOC134737830 gene encoding uncharacterized protein LOC134737830 yields the protein MNKFQKSLEGLAAPSHAYRLNPAQLISDKASNSSPTRSPGLCFEKSLDLSSPARDGPSESQPQSVVLIPEGYSAYWTLAFLWGTVRPTGVSCAAHSPQQVAPSCWDWTPGLCGPGWEALCGEERDWSGWGGGHPSCAWDPHGASLLQSLPPACQPVPSSPASPLCPCCPSCLPPALHSCFRLGSRTGSGELVHSEASAPHKGTLSPAQRAFGHGLAPWGASLSNPDSQGLPTFYALRRCSVPRAGAWGGRVPRNIYMRKWPSVTSALLGSSCSSSLMEMGLFVTLG from the exons ATGAACAAGTTCCAGAAGTCTTTGGAAGGCCTGGCAGCCCCCAGTCATGCCTACAGGCTGAACCCAGCCCAGCTCATCTCAGATAAAGCATCTAATTCAAGTCCTACACGGAGCCCAGGCCTCTGCTTTGAAAAATCTCTTGACCTCAGCAGTCCAGCTCGGGACGGGCCCAGCGAATCCCAACCCCAATCTGTCGTCCTCATCCCAGAGGGATACTCAGCCTATTGGACCTTGGCCTTTCTCTGGGGGACGGTGAGGCCT ACAGGAGTGAGCTGCGCTGCCCACTCCCCGCAGCAGGTGGCGCCGTCTTGCTGGGATTGGACTCCGGGCCTGTGCGGGCCTGGCTGGGAAGCGCTCTGTGGAGAGGAACGCGACTGGAGCggctggggtggggggcaccCGTCCTGCGCCTGGGACCCTCACGGGGCCTCCCTGCTCCAGTCACTCCCGCCCGCCTGCCAGCCTGTCCCCAGCTCTCCTGCGTCTCCACTCTGTCCCTGTTGCCCTTCCTGTCTTCCCCCAGCCCTCCATTCCTGCTTTCGGTTGGGGTCCCGGACAGGGTCTGGTGAGCTGGTTCACTCCGAAGCATCCGCACCGCATAAGGGAACTCTCAGCCCAGCCCAGCGGGCGTTTGGCCATGGCTTGGCACCGTGGGGGGCCTCTCTAAGCAACCCCGACTCCCAGGGTTTGCCTACATTCTATGCCCTCAGGAGGTGCTCAGTGCCCCGAGCTGGGGCTTGGGGTGGAAGGGTTCCTAGGAACATATATATGAGaaagt GGCCTAGTGTCACCAGTGCCTTGCTGGGTAGCAGCTGCTCCAGTTCCCTGATGGAGATGGGGCTGTTTGTCACTCTGGGGTGA